The genomic region CCACCTGCCCAACTACGGCGTCTTCGACGAGTTCCGCAACTTCGTCCCCGGCGACACCCTCCCGGTCGTGCGCGTGCGCGGAATCGATGTCGCCCTGGCCGTCTGCGAGGACCTGTGGCAGGAGGGCGGCCCCGTCACCGCCGCCCGCGCCGCGCGGGCCGGGCTCCTGGTCTCGCTCAACGGCTCGCCCTACGAGCGCCACAAGGACGACGTGCGCCTCGAACTCTGCCAGCGCCGCGCCCGCGAGATCGGGGCCGCGCTGGCCTACGTCAACATGGTCGGCGGCCAGGACGACCTGGTCTTCGAGGGAGACTCGCTGGTGGTCGACGCCGAGGGCGACCTCGTGGCCCGCGCGCCCCAGTTCACCGACACGCTGCTGGTCGCCGACCTCGAACTGCCCGAGGCCGTCGACCACCCCGATGACCCCGACCGGTTCGACGGGCTGCGCATCGTCCGACGCACGCTGACCGCCGCGCCGGTCGCCCCCTACCCGCCCGACGAGAACACCGTCACCCCGCGGCCCGACCCGCTCTCGGACACCGGCGAGGTGTACCAGGCCCTGGTCACGGGCCTGCGCGACTACGTGGTCAAGAACGGCTTCCGCTCGGTGCTGGTGGCGATCTCCGGCGGCATCGACTCCGCCCTGACCGCGACGATCGCCGTCGACGCCCTGGGACCCGACAGTGTCCACGGTCTCCTGCTGCCCAGCGAGCACTCCAGCGAGCACTCGGTCAGCGACGCCGAGGACCTCGCCGAGCGCCAGGGCTTCGCCGCGCGCACGGCGGCCATCGGCCCCATGGTCGCCGCCTTCGAGCGGGCCGCCGCCGACACCGGGGCCCCGCTGACCGGTCTGGCCGCGGAGAACCTCCAGGCCCGCGTGCGCGGCACGCTGCTCATGGGCCTGAGCAACCAGGAGGGCCACCTGGT from Nocardiopsis aegyptia harbors:
- a CDS encoding NAD+ synthase; this encodes MAQLRIALAQVNPTVGDLDGNRRLVVAAAREAADAGAHLVVLPEMVVTGYPVEDLALRKSFVSASIKATRGLAADLAEAGLGELPTVVGYLSRREDQSAPGASPGQPAGAPQNAVAVLHQGRMAITSAKHHLPNYGVFDEFRNFVPGDTLPVVRVRGIDVALAVCEDLWQEGGPVTAARAARAGLLVSLNGSPYERHKDDVRLELCQRRAREIGAALAYVNMVGGQDDLVFEGDSLVVDAEGDLVARAPQFTDTLLVADLELPEAVDHPDDPDRFDGLRIVRRTLTAAPVAPYPPDENTVTPRPDPLSDTGEVYQALVTGLRDYVVKNGFRSVLVAISGGIDSALTATIAVDALGPDSVHGLLLPSEHSSEHSVSDAEDLAERQGFAARTAAIGPMVAAFERAAADTGAPLTGLAAENLQARVRGTLLMGLSNQEGHLVLATGNKSEAATGYSTLYGDSVGGFAPIKDCWKTLVWELARWRNDEAARQGRTPPIPENSITKPPSAELSPDQLDSDSLPDYAMLDAVLDAYIGTDKGEAELIFAGYEPALVRRVIRLVDRAEYKRRQSAPGTKISSRNLSRDRRVPITNRWTV